A window from Kluyveromyces lactis strain NRRL Y-1140 chromosome E complete sequence encodes these proteins:
- the SWI4 gene encoding SBF complex DNA-binding subunit SWI4 (some similarities with uniprot|P25302 Saccharomyces cerevisiae YER111C SWI4 Involved in cell cycle dependent gene expression transcription factor) — translation MEQHLSHHSGNVFDKESILQMHMGTHHHSENDTLLKPFNSNLLGANSGATNNSSSSTGASSSMIDERQIDGSLKKISEEPTMAETSGYDSESETFIEVATYAGVDVYECYTKDKPPCLIMRRCNDNWLNITQVFKAGSFTKAQRTKILEKEANEIKHEKIQGGYGRFQGTWIPWESTKYLVEKYNINNKVVKRIVEFIPDPNDMPPRRSKVSQIKKLDPNARITSPSAYKKTPKKNAKTPMKKKSIRRSGKKDKPVQPSPLHNVMFQTPQQQHHHQSQNSNQSTEKLPNLASEQDTPMVPVSKVNPDIISQANHPIKYQTTQKPLQFYPYPQTHQFQQMVPVTNNVAPVPVNSNMKSQHNMKILKQMTQGNAGSNNMGHSSGSMISNVTSTGSSMEVFSSNDKASSSSSESPTPLSSAHDKNGVSTEYYKELILEVLSSEYDSVEPTLPEALYRPPSNLDINFLIDDQGHTSLHWAVAMSNIPLIRVLLVQDADLLRCNDKGFNCLTKSVFYNNCYKAVSFQQIISMLNPCLVTPDANHRLPLHYLVELTVNRSKEPHVIEYYMDTILDTLAKEDEKLLRMSLNHQDTLGNTPLHLAALNKNVDLCQKLVYFGASPDILNGENQTVSMILSRFTVPNIFQPTLPAQILQSPPKTTFLANTPRNSQEERIDDTSKYDFNDTTVDSIQTSTRKNNIVDRNDVLSIDKMKGSLTPAIKLHPPSPPTLVKPVNRLRRPDAQRVRKEQKSSSPTIKSTAQLGSLTQSLSNIIEDNLDNLQYSIQLKEEQIQEIENQLKHTNAREKALSDSNNRNTLGSAQNQLKMKNIELDNYMERSQALSLATLVQDEENCLSKDSSTEATNEFEKKESIKLMVELCYKQFKRRQMIRNIKYARDQLVSDSKISKFRKLIGMSIDNIDSKLNDIEMDLSSMEKTQSR, via the coding sequence ATGGAACAACACTTGTCGCATCATAGCGGCAACGTTTTTGACAAGGAATCTATCCTTCAAATGCACATGGGCACTCATCATCATTCTGAGAATGATACACTTTTGAAACCGTTCAATTCTAATTTATTAGGAGCTAATAGTGGTGCTACCaataattcttcttcatccacGGGAGCATCCTCTTCGATGATCGATGAAAGGCAGATCGATGGGAGTTTAAAGAAAATCAGTGAGGAACCTACTATGGCGGAGACAAGTGGTTATGACAGCGAATCGGAAACTTTCATTGAAGTTGCTACATACGCGGGCGTTGATGTATATGAATGTTATACCAAAGATAAACCTCCATGCCTTATCATGAGAAGATGCAACGATAATTGGTTGAACATAACGCAAGTTTTCAAAGCCGGTTCGTTTACAAAGGCTCAGAGAACCAAGATCTTGGAGAAAGAGGCCAATGAAATTAAACATGAAAAGATTCAGGGTGGTTATGGACGATTCCAGGGGACCTGGATACCCTGGGAATCGACTAAATATCTGGTGGAAAAATACAATATTAACAATAAGGTTGTCAAAAGGATTGTAGAATTTATTCCTGATCCAAATGATATGCCTCCTAGAAGATCAAAAGTATCTCAgatcaagaaattggaCCCGAATGCAAGGATTACATCACCATCAGCTTATAAGAAAacaccaaagaagaatgcaAAGACCccaatgaagaaaaaatctATAAGGAGATCTGGGAAAAAGGATAAACCAGTTCAACCGTCCCCCTTACACAATGTTATGTTTCAAACACCTCAACAGcaacatcatcatcagagTCAAAATAGTAACCAAAGTACTGAAAAGCTTCCTAATTTGGCTTCTGAACAAGATACTCCAATGGTACCGGTCAGTAAGGTGAATCCTGATATTATTTCTCAAGCAAACCATCCAATCAAATACCAAACTACTCAGAAACCTTTGCAATTTTATCCATACCCACAAACACACCAGTTCCAACAAATGGTACCTGTTACAAACAACGTGGCTCCAGTGCCAGTCAACTCTAACATGAAATCTCAGCATAACATGAAAATACTAAAACAAATGACGCAGGGCAATGCTGGCAGTAATAATATGGGGCATTCTTCTGGGTCTATGATCTCAAACGTTACATCCACAGGATCCTCAATGGAAGTTTTCTCCTCCAACGATAAAGCTTCGTCTAGCTCATCAGAATCACCAACTCCACTCTCATCAGCTCATGATAAGAACGGTGTGTCCACAGAATATTATAAGGAACTCATTTTGGAGGTTTTATCTTCAGAATACGATTCCGTGGAACCTACGCTACCCGAAGCACTTTATAGGCCTCCATCCAATTTGGACATAAACTTCTTAATCGATGACCAAGGACATACGTCTTTACATTGGGCTGTCGCTATGTCAAACATTCCATTGATTAGAGTACTACTAGTCCAAGACGCAGATCTTCTCCGTTGTAATGATAAGGGCTTCAATTGTTTGACAAAATCAGTCTTTTACAACAATTGTTACAAAGCCgtttctttccaacaaatAATATCTATGTTAAATCCATGTCTAGTAACACCAGATGCAAATCATAGATTACCCTTGCACTACCTAGTCGAGCTGACAGTAAACAGGTCCAAAGAACCTCATGTCATAGAGTATTATATGGACACTATATTGGATACACTTGCCAAGGAGGATGAGAAACTGCTGCGAATGTCACTCAATCACCAAGATACATTGGGAAATACCCCTTTACATTTAGCAGCCCTCAATAAGAACGTTGATTTATGCCAGAAATTAGTATATTTCGGCGCGTCACCAGATATTCTTAACGGTGAAAATCAGACAGTATCTATGATACTGTCTCGTTTCACAGTTCCAAATATATTTCAACCAACGCTTCCTGCCCAGATTCTACAATCTCCACCCAAGACAACTTTCTTGGCGAACACTCCTCGAAACAGTCAAGAAGAGCGTATAGATGACACCAGCAAATACGACTTCAATGACACCACAGTGGATAGTATACAGACTTCAACTAGGAAAAACAACATAGTCGACCGTAACGATGTCTtatcaattgataaaatGAAAGGATCCTTAACTCCAGCAATTAAATTGCATCCACCATCTCCACCAACATTAGTGAAGCCTGTGAACAGATTACGTAGACCTGATGCTCAAAGAGTacgaaaagaacaaaaatcatcatctcCAACCATCAAGTCTACTGCTCAGTTGGGTTCTCTTACTCAATCTTTGAGCAACATAATTGAAGATAATCTTGATAATCTTCAATATAGTATACAGCTGAAAGAAGAGCAAATCCAAGAGATCGAGAACCAACTGAAGCACACCAACGCAAGAGAAAAGGCACTCTCCGATTCAAATAATAGAAATACGTTGGGATCCGCCCAAAATCagctgaagatgaaaaacaTTGAATTGGATAACTATATGGAGCGGTCGCAAGCGCTGTCACTTGCTACATTAGTACAGGATGAGGAAAACTGTCTCTCAAAGGACTCATCTACGGAAGCTACTAATgaattcgaaaagaaagaatccATAAAATTGATGGTAGAATTGTGTTACAAGCAGTTCAAGAGAAGACAAATGATTAGGAATATCAAATACGCTAGAGATCAACTGGTTTCAGATAgtaaaatatcaaagttCAGAAAACTTATTGGTATGTCCATAGACAATATCGATTCTAAGTTGAATGACATCGAGATGGACCTAAGCTCTATGGAAAAGACTCAGTCTCGCTAA
- the KAP123 gene encoding karyopherin KAP123 (highly similar to uniprot|P40069 Saccharomyces cerevisiae YER110C KAP123 Karyopherin beta mediates nuclear import of ribosomal proteins prior to assembly into ribosomes and import of histones H3 and H4 localizes to the nuclear pore nucleus and cytoplasm exhibits genetic interactions with RAI1), translating into MDQQFVAQLEQALGAIVQPTGSLKDATKTLQSQFYTQSAALPALIHILQNSSNDGIKQLAGVEARKQVSKHWGSLDAATQTSVKQSLLNSAFNEGKDAVRHANARVIASIGSEELDEKKWPELIPNLLQAACDSNPKIRETAIFIILSLLESFNANLALHIDDFLNLFAQTINDSASLETRSLSAQALSYVSSLIEEEGEINPQYAAKFASLIPSVVQVLDATIREGDTTNTKLIFNCLNDFLLLDSQLTGNTIADLVKLALQIAVNSDVDEDIRVFAVQFVTSALVYRKSKINQAKLGPEITLAALKVASEEIDVEDELTNEDEAGENEENTPALTALRLISNASGELSPSQVGVPIIEHLPTMLSSSNPFERRSILLAISVLVTGSPDYTLSQFDKIIPATVTGLKDSEAVVQLAALKCIVQLSTNLQDEVARYHEQYLPLVIDIIDSAKHVVIYKYATLALDGLLEFIAHNDIIKYLDPLMNKLFQMLETQQSPKLRAAIVSAIGSCAFAAGSGFVPYFKTSVQYLQQFIQNVSQIEGLSEDDIELKALTFENISTMGRAVKSAAFAEYAEPLVNAAYEAIKTDSARLRESGYAFIANMAKVYGKDFAPFLQTIIPEIFKTLEQEEYQFNFDGDEDFLEGIEDLDEEELQSKFTVNTGIAYEKEVAAAALSELAIASKEHFLEYVEPSLKVLAEQVNESYGLKETALHSMWAIVKAVLLTANLKEGEYPKGVPSGSYVDASALAVIQTVREVSLNNVIEEVETSMVISVFQDLSEMLRLFGPIIIMDNGDSTHLDQLCREALSVLKGEHACQTIHFEEDVPEDEDLDASETEATLLDVALDIYVALSTNLVGGFAQVFTTAKPVILQLCQSKSKNKRSFAVGALSEIALGMRDENPFIQELLEALIISLTNDKSLEVRCNASYGVGLLIEYSSFDVSAIYSPVLKSLYEILSVADEKNLATEDDEATKEIVDRTFSNVCGCVARMILKHQNLVPLEHTIPALLSHLPFNTAFEEYDPIFKLFLKLFQEQNSTIINEAPKVIAIFATVFEKESERIELETNSTLGREENLEKRKQFQSEEIKQQVIELLKHLNQQFNGAVAQNPVLAQVIA; encoded by the coding sequence ATGGATCAACAGTTTGTGGCTCAGTTGGAGCAAGCTTTAGGTGCTATTGTTCAACCTACAGGTTCTTTGAAGGATGCTACCAAGACTTTGCAATCACAATTTTACACTCAATCTGCTGCTTTGCCGGCTTTGATTCACATTTTGCAAAACAGTTCAAATGATGGTATCAAGCAACTAGCCGGTGTTGAAGCTAGAAAGCAAGTTTCTAAGCACTGGGGTTCTCTTGATGCTGCTACTCAAACAAGCGTAAAGCAATCCTTGTTGAACTCTGCTTTTAACGAAGGAAAAGATGCTGTTCGCCATGCTAATGCCCGTGTCATTGCCTCCATTGGATCCGAAGAATTAGACGAGAAGAAATGGCCAGAGTTGATTCCAAACCTTCTACAAGCTGCTTGTGATAGTAACCCAAAAATTAGAGAAACTGctattttcattatcttGTCCCTTTTGGAATCCTTTAATGCTAACTTGGCTTTACACATcgatgatttcttgaacttgTTTGCTCAAACTATTAACGATTCTGCATCATTGGAGACAAGATCTTTGTCTGCGCAAGCCTTGAGTTACGTCTCCTCTTtaatcgaagaagaaggtgaaaTCAATCCACAATATGCCGCTAAGtttgcttctttgattcCTTCCGTCGTCCAGGTTCTGGATGCCACCATCAGAGAAGGTGATACTACTAACACAAAGCTAATCTTCAACTGTTTAAATGACTTTTTGTTATTGGACTCTCAATTAACTGGTAACACAATTGCTGATTTGGTCAAATTGGCTTTACAAATTGCCGTCAATTCCGATGTCGATGAAGATATTAGAGTGTTTGCAGTACAATTTGTTACTTCTGCTTTAGTTTACAGAAAATCTAAAATAAACCAAGCCAAATTGGGTCCAGAGATCACTTTGGCTGCTTTGAAGGTTGCTTCGGAAGAAATTGATGTCGAAGATGAGTTGACTAATGAAGACGAAGCCGGTGAGAACGAAGAAAACACCCCAGCATTGACTGCTCTCAGATTGATTTCTAACGCTTCTGGGGAACTATCCCCATCTCAAGTCGGTGTTCCTATTATCGAACATTTGCCAACCATGTTGTCCTCTTCTAACCCATTCGAAAGAAGATCAATCTTGTTAGCAATTTCTGTATTGGTTACTGGCTCTCCAGATTACACATTATCTCAATTCGATAAAATCATTCCTGCCACTGTTACTGGTTTGAAGGACTCTGAAGCAGTCGTGCAATTAGCTGCTTTAAAATGTATTGTGCAGTTGAGTACCAATTTGCAAGACGAAGTTGCTAGATATCATGAGCAATACTTGCCTCTAGTgattgatatcattgacTCTGCTAAGCATGTGGTTATCTACAAGTACGCAACTCTTGCCTTGGATGGTCTATTAGAATTCATTGCTCacaatgatatcattaaatatttggatccattaatgaacaaattgttccaaatgCTGGAAACCCAACAATCACCAAAATTGAGAGCTGCTATTGTTTCTGCAATTGGTTCTTGTGCCTTTGCTGCCGGATCAGGATTTGTTCCATACTTCAAGACATCTGTTCAATACTTGCAACAGTTTATTCAAAACGTCTCCCAAATCGAAGGTTTGTCTGAAGACGACATTGAATTGAAGGCCTTGACTTTCGAAAACATCTCCACCATGGGTAGAGCGGTCAAATCCGCTGCTTTTGCTGAATATGCTGAGCCATTGGTGAACGCTGCCTACGAAGCTATCAAAACTGATTCTGCTAGATTGAGAGAGTCTGGTTACGCCTTCATTGCCAATATGGCAAAGGTTTATGGTAAGGACTTTGCTCCTTTCCTACAAACCATCATTCCTGAAATATTTAAAACTCTcgaacaagaagaataccAATTTAACTTTGACGGTGACGAAGACTTCTTGGAAGGCATCgaagatttggatgaagaagaactacAAAGCAAATTTACCGTAAACACTGGTATCGCATACGAAAAGGAagttgctgctgctgctttGTCAGAATTAGCCATTGCTTCCAAAGAACACTTCTTGGAATACGTTGAACCATCTTTGAAGGTTTTAGCTGAGCAAGTCAATGAGTCATAtggtttgaaagaaacgGCTCTACACTCCATGTGGGCTATTGTTAAAGCTGTTTTGTTGACTGCCAACTTGAAAGAAGGTGAGTATCCAAAGGGTGTTCCATCAGGCTCTTATGTCGATGCTAGCGCGTTAGCCGTTATTCAAACTGTTAGAGAAGTTTCTTTGAACAATGTTATCGAAGAGGTTGAAACTTCTATGGTTATCAGCGTGTTCCAAGATCTTTCTGAAATGTTAAGATTGTTTGGTCCAATCATCATCATGGATAACGGTGACTCTACCCATTTGGATCAACTATGTCGTGAAGCTTTGAGCGTTTTGAAGGGTGAACATGCTTGTCAAACCATCCATTTCGAAGAAGACGTCccagaagacgaagatCTAGATGCCTCAGAAACCGAAGCTACTTTGTTGGACGTCGCTTTAGACATCTATGTCGCTTTGTCTACTAACTTGGTTGGTGGTTTCGCCCAAGTGTTTACTACAGCCAAGCCGGTTATCTTGCAATTGTGCCAATCCAAGtccaagaacaagagatCCTTTGCCGTCGGTGCTCTATCTGAAATCGCTTTAGGCATGAGAGATGAAAACCCATTCATTCAAGAATTGTTAGAGGCTTTGATCATCAGTTTGACTAATGATAAATCATTAGAAGTCAGATGTAATGCTTCATACGGTGTTGGTTTGTTGATTGAATATTCATCATTCGATGTTTCTGCTATCTATTCTCCAGTTCTAAAATCCTTATACGAAATTTTGAGCGTTGCTGACGAAAAGAACTTAGCtactgaagatgatgaagctACCAAAGAAATCGTTGACAGAACTTTCTCCAACGTATGCGGATGTGTGGCCAGAATGATCTTGAAGCACCAAAACCTAGTTCCACTGGAACACACCATTCCAGCTCTACTCTCGCACTTGCCATTCAACACTGCATTCGAAGAATACGATCCgatcttcaaattattcTTGAAGTTATTCCAAGAGCAAAACAGCACCATCATCAATGAAGCACCAAAGGTCATCGCAATTTTCGCAACTGTTTTCGAGAAGGAaagtgaaagaattgaattaGAGACGAACTCTACCTTAGGcagagaagaaaacttggaaaagagaaaacagTTCCAATCCGAAGAAATAAAGCAACAAGTCATCGAATTATTGAAACATTTGAACCAACAGTTCAATGGTGCTGTTGCCCAAAACCCGGTTTTGGCTCAAGTTATTGCTTGA
- a CDS encoding LisH domain-containing protein (some similarities with uniprot|P40068 Saccharomyces cerevisiae YER109c PHD5 required for diploid filamentous growth singleton) translates to MKREMYSGQSDVADTGWSAPKPGHMSLERSRMLQAAAAAAAAGGGSTPNHNQNYNRPPNINTNNNSSNSNSYGTGKPGNAPGLAGTPVGMVSDPSPVQDTMVFNASEYDDLRTKKLLDAFIHDFLIKSNLNETAQSFEREAKLLDVEKRLDPSHDVPEGFLYEWWQIFWDVFNARTHRGGSDVAKKYFEQQLQRQRQEHTYRGVTMHVARVQQTAEQKGFYQHEMFDPMEFASIASMAANNQFNMSNSVAQTAQPSVPSSASSANFPGYTPQYNSNTAPMATHSAASSQQQQQQQQQQQQQQQQQQQQQQQPQQPIKPQPQRQQNNTHPSSVQQHQQQQHHLQMQHHLQGFYNGVPGVPNGGYYTPSMNPYNNTQQAQQAACMGSNPVSNSIPLASNSGPAGTGTVPTNSHNTANNVSNSSDNGNTNNGSNINVNGNEGIINNEHMTPNSSSSYAINMVAPTQIPSSGQGQAPYSKPSSLSQQFGSIPTYINMNIPNSAPAMPSQRNSQTQIPHNQSAALVQGMLSAPSYSSHLSSNIGVNNMPMNSMNTIPGSNVNGMHHNTNPSFEMSSMDGLYNYQKELLMLEKENKKVLSIAKETSLSSGSTPQFLTLSTSGNAGNKKGSNPMLPPNSSQIATPPNQSPLNVGTAPPATAAAPKKRKYTKRVKDFKKSQSAPNTPNTTALTPGSGNRNNIPSNLNPVYEHLSANNSPRDKTPKGNLVNNSPFTLNTEASTENGKAPAGNKRARKNSSTRQLSVSSTTTTNKPKKVAAKKTPVDITTTPQNNIEEEDSTGASSKDPGSNNSLGLLPHNALTDPTPHTDFDPMSIDPALNASAAFDYADNEDSMLGTLETASLAKKGDTQGDSNDEFAKDEKNSEKMKLDQSGFNLDFLDPNNSYNDFNFLNWQ, encoded by the coding sequence ATGAAGCGAGAGATGTACTCTGGGCAGTCAGACGTTGCTGATACTGGATGGAGTGCTCCAAAGCCAGGTCATATGTCGCTAGAAAGGTCGAGGATGTTGCAGGCCGCGGCGGCCGCAGCCGCTGCTGGTGGTGGGAGTACTCCAAACCATAATCAAAATTATAACAGACCTCCGAATATCAATACAAACAAtaacagcagcaacagcaactCGTATGGTACTGGCAAGCCGGGAAACGCACCTGGATTGGCAGGTACACCGGTGGGCATGGTTTCTGATCCTTCGCCTGTTCAGGACACTATGGTGTTTAATGCAAGCGAGTACGACGATTTGCGAACCAAGAAACTGCTCGATGCTTTCATCCATGACTTTCtaataaaatcaaatttgaaCGAAACAGCACAATCATTTGAACGAGAAGCGAAGCTTCTCGATGTTGAGAAAAGGCTGGACCCCTCGCATGATGTCCCAGAGGGGTTTCTTTACGAATGGTGGCAGATTTTTTGGGACGTGTTTAACGCAAGGACTCATAGAGGCGGATCAGACGTCGCTAAGAAATATTTCGAACAGCAACTTCAACGGCAACGACAAGAACATACTTATAGAGGAGTTACCATGCATGTTGCTAGGGTTCAACAAACTGCTGAGCAGAAAGGATTTTACCAGCACGAAATGTTCGATCCAATGGAATTCGCGTCCATTGCTTCCATGGCTGCTAATAACCAATTTAATATGTCCAATTCAGTAGCTCAGACGGCTCAGCCAAGTGTGCCTTCTTCGGCTTCCTCGGCTAATTTCCCGGGGTATACACCTCAGTATAACTCCAACACTGCTCCGATGGCTACTCATTCAGCAGCGTCGTctcaacagcaacaacaacaacaacaacaacaacaacaacaacaacaacaacaacaacaacaacaacaacaaccgCAACAGCCTATCAAACCTCAACCTCAGCGTCAACAAAATAATACTCACCCCTCTAGTGTAcagcaacatcaacaacaacaacatcatcttcaaatgcaacatcatcttcaagGCTTCTATAATGGTGTACCAGGTGTTCCAAATGGAGGTTATTATACACCTTCTATGAATCCTTATAACAATACACAGCAAGCTCAACAAGCTGCGTGTATGGGCTCTAATCCTGTTTCAAACTCTATACCGTTGGCAAGTAATAGTGGACCAGCTGGTACTGGTACTGTTCCAACCAATTCTCATAACACTGCTAATAATGTAAGCAATAGTAGTGACAATGGTAACACTAATAACGGTAGTAATATCAATGTCAATGGAAATGAAGGCATCATAAACAATGAACACATGACGCCcaattcatcgtcatccTATGCAATCAACATGGTAGCCCCCACTCAAATCCCAAGCTCAGGTCAGGGCCAGGCTCCTTATTCAAAaccatcttctttatcCCAACAATTTGGATCCATTCCAACTTACATCAATATGAACATTCCAAACTCTGCACCGGCGATGCCAagtcaaagaaattctCAAACCCAAATTCCTCACAACCAATCGGCTGCGTTAGTCCAAGGCATGCTGTCCGCCCCTAGCTATTCTTCGCATCTGTCCAGTAACATTGGTGTTAACAACATGCCAATGAATAGTATGAATACAATCCCTGGTTCAAACGTAAATGGCATGCATCATAATACGAATCCTTCATTTGAAATGTCAAGTATGGATGGTCTATACAACTATCAGAAAGAGCTATTAATGctagaaaaggaaaacaaaaaggTTTTATCCATCGCAAAGGAAACATCCCTGTCTTCTGGATCTACGCCCCAGTTCTTGACTCTGTCTACATCTGGGAATGCTGGAAACAAAAAGGGTTCAAACCCAATGCTCCCTCCTAATTCCTCACAGATTGCTACTCCTCCTAACCAAAGTCCTTTAAATGTAGGAACTGCACCACCTGCTACCGCTGCAGCTCCAAAGAAACGGAAGTATACCAAGAGGGTTAAggatttcaagaaatctcAATCAGCACCAAACACGCCCAATACAACTGCATTGACTCCAGGATCTGGAAATAGAAATAATATCCCATCTAATTTAAACCCCGTTTACGAGCACTTATCTGCAAACAACTCGCCAAGAGATAAAACTCCGAAAGGTAACTTGGTTAATAATTCTCCGTTCACTTTGAACACAGAGGCATCCACggaaaatggaaaagcCCCCGCTGGCAATAAACGAGCTCGTAAGAATAGCAGTACTAGGCAATTATCCGTTTCATCTACCACAACAACGaataaaccaaagaaagtGGCTGCAAAGAAAACCCCAGTAGATATTACGACAACTCCACAGAACAACATCGAAGAAGAGGACTCCACCGGAGCTAGCAGCAAGGATCCTGGCAGTAATAATAGCCTTGGATTGTTGCCGCATAATGCTTTGACCGATCCAACCCCACATACTGACTTCGATCCTATGAGTATAGATCCTGCTCTGAACGCCTCTGCTGCATTTGATTATGCTGACAATGAGGATTCAATGTTGGGCACTTTAGAAACTGCCTCTCTCGCGAAGAAAGGCGATACACAGGGCGATTCTAACGATGAATTTGCGAAAGACGAGAAGAACAGCgagaaaatgaaattagATCAAAGCGGTTTCAATTTGGATTTCTTAGATCCGAATAATAGCTataatgatttcaacttcCTGAATTGGCAATGA
- the ALG3 gene encoding dolichyl-P-Man:Man(5)GlcNAc(2)-PP-dolichol alpha-1,3-mannosyltransferase (similar to uniprot|P38179 Saccharomyces cerevisiae YBL082C RHK1 Dolichol-P-Man dependent alpha(1-3) mannosyltransferase involved in the synthesis of dolichol-linked oligosaccharide donor for N-linked glycosylation of proteins): MVEEGANKTVGAPTVGDDQQPKEFVRPPFTPFQDILDAFNYLMWNPEANAIAMPVLILLESIAMKFIQNKVSYTEIDYTAYMEQIWMIQNGERDYSQIKGGTGPLVYPAGHVFIYKIFEWVSDGLENISEAQDLFRYLYVITLMIQFMCFGLLNIPPGYAIFAILSKRLHSVYVLRLFNDCFTTLFMSLAVLVMILCAKYKIRGFLVLIGSSFYSMAVSIKMNALLYLPGVLLTIYLLERCNTFKIVLNLAVMVIWQVIIAIPFWKEYPWEYLQSAFNFSRQFMYKWSVNWQMVDEEVFLDPLFHRSLLISHVIVLVVFLFYKLIPTNMNTPAGLLKIGKANLLHPFTDAVFSAMRVNAEQIAYILLVTNYIGVLFARSLHYQFLSWYHWTLPVLLNWANVPYPLCVLWYLTHEWCWNSYPPNATASTLLHACNTSLLLAVFLRGPANSKSGDNETTHEKAE; this comes from the coding sequence ATGGTGGAAGAAGGCGCTAATAAAACTGTAGGGGCTCCCACTGTAGGAGACGATCAACAACCGAAGGAATTTGTACGTCCGCCATTTACGCcatttcaagatattttaGATGCATTCAATTATCTTATGTGGAATCCCGAGGCCAATGCTATTGCAATGCCTGTCTTGATACTTTTAGAATCCATTGCAATGAAgttcattcaaaataaaGTGTCTTATACAGAGATTGATTATACTGCATATATGGAACAAATATGGATGATTCAAAACGGAGAAAGAGATTATTCTCAAATAAAAGGCGGAACTGGACCATTGGTATATCCAGCAGGTCATGTATTCATATACAAGATATTTGAGTGGGTAAGTGATGGATTAGAGAATATAAGCGAAGCTCAAGATTTATTCAGATATCTTTATGTGATAACTTTGATGATACAATTCATGTGTTTTGGGTTGTTGAATATACCTCCTGGGTATGCGATATTTGCCATACTTTCCAAAAGATTACACTCGGTTTACGTGCTAAGACTTTTCAACGACTGTTTTACGACCTTGTTTATGTCTTTGGCTGTGTTGGTAATGATACTTTGTGCGAAGTATAAGATTAGAGGATTTCTGGTACTTATCGGCAGTAGTTTTTACTCAATGGCAGTAAGCATCAAAATGAACGCATTGCTATATCTCCCAGGTGTGTTGTTAACAATATACCTATTAGAGCGTTGTAATACTTTCAAAATCGTACTAAACTTAGCGGTGATGGTTATTTGGCAGGTAATAATAGCCATTCCATTTTGGAAAGAGTATCCTTGGGAATATTTGCAAAGCGCGTTCAATTTCAGCAGGCAATTCATGTACAAATGGTCAGTGAACTGGCAAATGGTAGACGAGGAAGTATTCTTGGACCCACTTTTCCATAGGTCTCTATTAATATCTCATGTCATTGTTTTAGTCgtgtttttgttttacaAGCTGATACCAACGAACATGAATACACCGGCAGGTTTACTGAAGATTGGCAAAGCTAACCTTTTACATCCTTTTACCGATGCTGTATTCAGTGCGATGAGAGTAAACGCAGAACAAATTGCATACATTTTACTTGTTACCAATTACATTGGAGTACTATTTGCTCGATCATTACACTACCAATTCCTATCTTGGTACCATTGGACGTTACCAGTACTATTGAATTGGGCCAATGTTCCGTATCCGCTATGTGTGCTATGGTACCTAACACATGAGTGGTGCTGGAACAGCTATCCGCCAAACGCTACTGCATCCACACTGCTACACGCGTGTAACACATCACTGTTATTGGCTGTATTCTTAAGAGGACCCGCAAACTCGAAAAGTGGTGATAACGAAACAACACACGAGAAAGCTGAGTAG